The Acinonyx jubatus isolate Ajub_Pintada_27869175 chromosome D1, VMU_Ajub_asm_v1.0, whole genome shotgun sequence genome includes a window with the following:
- the MAPK8IP1 gene encoding C-Jun-amino-terminal kinase-interacting protein 1 isoform X2 has product MKLVPKMDSSPDNDSWLEDQWERWLTHDISLEEFEDEDLSEITEECGISLQCKDTLSLRPPRAGLLSGGGGSAGSRLQAEMLQMDLIDAAGDTPGAEDDDEEEERAARRPGAGPPEAEPRQEPAPRGQGQGQGSGDTYRPKRPTTLNLFPQVPRSQDTLNNNSLGKKHSWQDRVSRSSSPLKTGEQTPPHEHICLSDELPPPSSPATTKDRGTSTDSPCRRSAATQMAPPGGPPAAPPSSRGHSHRDRIHYQADVRLEATEEIYLTPVQRPPDPAEPTSAFLPPAESRMSVSSDPDPATYPSTAGRPHPSISEEDEGFDCLSSPERAEPPGGGWRGSLGEPPPPPRASLSSDTSALSYDSVKYTLVVDEHAQLELVSLRPCFGDYSDESDSATVYDNCASASSPYESAIGEEYEEAPRPRPAACLSEDSTPDEPDVHFSKKFLNVFMSGRSRSSSAESFGLFSCVINGEEQEQTHRAIFRFVPRHEDELELEVDDPLLVELQAEDYWYEAYNMRTGARGVFPAYYAIEVTKEPEHMAALTKNSDWVDQFRVKFLGSVQVPYHKGNDVLCAAMQKIATTRRLTVHFNPPSSCVLEISVRGVKIGVKADDSQEAKGNKCSHFFQLKNISFCGYHPKNNKYFGFITKHPADHRFACHVFVSEESTKALAESVGRAFQQFYRQFVEYTCPTEDIYLE; this is encoded by the exons ATGAAGCTGGTGCCGAAGATGGATTCGAGCCCAGACAATGACAGCTGGTTGGAGGACCAGTGGGAGCGCTG GCTCACCCACGACATCAGCTTGGAGGAGTTTGAGGATGAAGACCTCTCAGAGATCACCGAGGAGTGTGGCATCAGCCTGCAGTGCAAAGACACCCTGTCCTTGCGG CCCCCGCGCGCCGGGCTGCTGTCTGGGGGCGGCGGCAGCGCGGGGAGCCGGCTGCAGGCCGAGATGCTGCAGATGGACCTGATCGACGCGGCGGGGGACACTCCCGGAGCCGAGGAcgacgacgaggaggaggagCGCGCGGCGCGGCGGCCGGGAGCGGGGCCGCCTGAGGCCGAGCCCCGCCAAGAGCCGGCGCCCCgcggccagggccagggccagggcagtGGGGACACATATCGGCCCAAGCGGCCCACCACGCTCAACCTCTTCCCGCAGGTGCCGCGGTCTCAG GACACACTGAATAATAATTCTCTGGGCAAGAAGCACAGTTGGCAGGATCGGGTATCTCGATCATCCTCACCCCTGAAGACAG gggAGCAGACGCCACCACATGAACACATCTGCCTGAGCGATGAGCTGCCGCCCCCCAGCAGCCCCGCCACCACCAAGGATCGAGGCACCTCCACCGACAGCCCTTGCCGCCGCAGCGCCGCCACACAGATGGCACCTCCCGGTGGCCCCCCCGCTGCCCCACCGAGCAGCCGCGGCCACTCGCATCGAGACCGCATCCACTACCAGGCGGACGTGCGGCTAGAGGCCACCGAGGAGATCTACCTGACGCCGGTGCAGAGGCCCCCGGACCCTGCAGAGCCCACCTCCGCCTTCCTGCCGCCGGCTGAGAGCCGGATGTCGGTCAGCTCCGATCCAGACCCTGCCACCTACCCCTCCACTGCAGGGCGGCCGCACCCCTCCATCAGTGAGGAGGACGAGGGCTTCGACTGCTTGTCGTCTCCAGAGCGGGCCGAACCCCCGGGCGGAGGGTGGCGGGGGAGCCTGGGGGAGCCACCGCCGCCTCCGCGGGCCTCGCTGAGCTCGGACACCAGCGCCCTGTCCTACGACTCGGTCAAGTACACGCTGGTGGTGGACGAGCACGCGCAGCTGGAGCTGGTGAGCCTGCGGCCGTGCTTCGGAGACTACAGCGACGAGAGCGACTCGGCCACCGTCTATGACAACTGCGCCTCTGCCTCCTCGCCCTATGAGTCAGCCATTGGGGAGGAATATGAGGAGGCCCCCCGGCCGCGGCCCGCTGCCTGCCTCTCCGAGGACTCCACGCCCGACGAGCCCGACGTCCACTTCTCCAAGAAGTTCCTGAACGTCTTCATGAGTGGCCGCTCTCGCTCCTCCA GTGCGGAGTCCTTCGGGCTCTTCTCCTGTGTCATCAACGGGGAGGAGCAGGAGCAGACACACCGGGCCATATTCAG GTTTGTGCCTCGACATGAAGACGAACTTGAGCTGGAGGTGGATGACCCGTTGCTGGTGGAGCTGCAGGCCGAGGACTACTGGTATGAGGCCTACAATATGCGCACAGGCGCCCGGGGCGTCTTTCCCGCCTACTATGCCATCGAGGTCACCAAGGAGCCTGAACACATGGCAG CCCTGACCAAAAACAGCGACTGGGTGGACCAGTTCCGGGTGAAGTTCCTGGGCTCGGTACAGGTCCCCTATCACAAGGGCAACGACGTGCTCTGTGCTGCTATGCAAAAG ATCGCCACCACCCGCCGGCTCACCGTGCACTTTAACCCGCCATCCAGCTGCGTCCTGGAGATCAGCGTGCGGGGTGTGAAGATAGGCGTCAAGGCTGATGACTCCCAGGAGGCCAAG GGGAATAAATGTAGCCACtttttccagttaaaaaacaTCTCTTTCTGTGGATACCATCCAAAGAACAACAA GTACTTTGGGTTCATCACCAAGCACCCTGCTGACCACCGGTTTGCCTGCCACGTCTTTGTGTCCGAGGAGTCCACCAAAGCCCTGGCAGAATCCGTGGG GAGAGCGTTCCAGCAGTTCTACAGGCAGTTCGTGGAGTACACCTGCCCCACGGAAGACATCTACCTGGAGTAG
- the MAPK8IP1 gene encoding C-Jun-amino-terminal kinase-interacting protein 1 isoform X1 yields the protein MAERESGGLGGGAASPPAASPFLGLHIASPPNFRLTHDISLEEFEDEDLSEITEECGISLQCKDTLSLRPPRAGLLSGGGGSAGSRLQAEMLQMDLIDAAGDTPGAEDDDEEEERAARRPGAGPPEAEPRQEPAPRGQGQGQGSGDTYRPKRPTTLNLFPQVPRSQDTLNNNSLGKKHSWQDRVSRSSSPLKTGEQTPPHEHICLSDELPPPSSPATTKDRGTSTDSPCRRSAATQMAPPGGPPAAPPSSRGHSHRDRIHYQADVRLEATEEIYLTPVQRPPDPAEPTSAFLPPAESRMSVSSDPDPATYPSTAGRPHPSISEEDEGFDCLSSPERAEPPGGGWRGSLGEPPPPPRASLSSDTSALSYDSVKYTLVVDEHAQLELVSLRPCFGDYSDESDSATVYDNCASASSPYESAIGEEYEEAPRPRPAACLSEDSTPDEPDVHFSKKFLNVFMSGRSRSSSAESFGLFSCVINGEEQEQTHRAIFRFVPRHEDELELEVDDPLLVELQAEDYWYEAYNMRTGARGVFPAYYAIEVTKEPEHMAALTKNSDWVDQFRVKFLGSVQVPYHKGNDVLCAAMQKIATTRRLTVHFNPPSSCVLEISVRGVKIGVKADDSQEAKGNKCSHFFQLKNISFCGYHPKNNKYFGFITKHPADHRFACHVFVSEESTKALAESVGRAFQQFYRQFVEYTCPTEDIYLE from the exons GCTCACCCACGACATCAGCTTGGAGGAGTTTGAGGATGAAGACCTCTCAGAGATCACCGAGGAGTGTGGCATCAGCCTGCAGTGCAAAGACACCCTGTCCTTGCGG CCCCCGCGCGCCGGGCTGCTGTCTGGGGGCGGCGGCAGCGCGGGGAGCCGGCTGCAGGCCGAGATGCTGCAGATGGACCTGATCGACGCGGCGGGGGACACTCCCGGAGCCGAGGAcgacgacgaggaggaggagCGCGCGGCGCGGCGGCCGGGAGCGGGGCCGCCTGAGGCCGAGCCCCGCCAAGAGCCGGCGCCCCgcggccagggccagggccagggcagtGGGGACACATATCGGCCCAAGCGGCCCACCACGCTCAACCTCTTCCCGCAGGTGCCGCGGTCTCAG GACACACTGAATAATAATTCTCTGGGCAAGAAGCACAGTTGGCAGGATCGGGTATCTCGATCATCCTCACCCCTGAAGACAG gggAGCAGACGCCACCACATGAACACATCTGCCTGAGCGATGAGCTGCCGCCCCCCAGCAGCCCCGCCACCACCAAGGATCGAGGCACCTCCACCGACAGCCCTTGCCGCCGCAGCGCCGCCACACAGATGGCACCTCCCGGTGGCCCCCCCGCTGCCCCACCGAGCAGCCGCGGCCACTCGCATCGAGACCGCATCCACTACCAGGCGGACGTGCGGCTAGAGGCCACCGAGGAGATCTACCTGACGCCGGTGCAGAGGCCCCCGGACCCTGCAGAGCCCACCTCCGCCTTCCTGCCGCCGGCTGAGAGCCGGATGTCGGTCAGCTCCGATCCAGACCCTGCCACCTACCCCTCCACTGCAGGGCGGCCGCACCCCTCCATCAGTGAGGAGGACGAGGGCTTCGACTGCTTGTCGTCTCCAGAGCGGGCCGAACCCCCGGGCGGAGGGTGGCGGGGGAGCCTGGGGGAGCCACCGCCGCCTCCGCGGGCCTCGCTGAGCTCGGACACCAGCGCCCTGTCCTACGACTCGGTCAAGTACACGCTGGTGGTGGACGAGCACGCGCAGCTGGAGCTGGTGAGCCTGCGGCCGTGCTTCGGAGACTACAGCGACGAGAGCGACTCGGCCACCGTCTATGACAACTGCGCCTCTGCCTCCTCGCCCTATGAGTCAGCCATTGGGGAGGAATATGAGGAGGCCCCCCGGCCGCGGCCCGCTGCCTGCCTCTCCGAGGACTCCACGCCCGACGAGCCCGACGTCCACTTCTCCAAGAAGTTCCTGAACGTCTTCATGAGTGGCCGCTCTCGCTCCTCCA GTGCGGAGTCCTTCGGGCTCTTCTCCTGTGTCATCAACGGGGAGGAGCAGGAGCAGACACACCGGGCCATATTCAG GTTTGTGCCTCGACATGAAGACGAACTTGAGCTGGAGGTGGATGACCCGTTGCTGGTGGAGCTGCAGGCCGAGGACTACTGGTATGAGGCCTACAATATGCGCACAGGCGCCCGGGGCGTCTTTCCCGCCTACTATGCCATCGAGGTCACCAAGGAGCCTGAACACATGGCAG CCCTGACCAAAAACAGCGACTGGGTGGACCAGTTCCGGGTGAAGTTCCTGGGCTCGGTACAGGTCCCCTATCACAAGGGCAACGACGTGCTCTGTGCTGCTATGCAAAAG ATCGCCACCACCCGCCGGCTCACCGTGCACTTTAACCCGCCATCCAGCTGCGTCCTGGAGATCAGCGTGCGGGGTGTGAAGATAGGCGTCAAGGCTGATGACTCCCAGGAGGCCAAG GGGAATAAATGTAGCCACtttttccagttaaaaaacaTCTCTTTCTGTGGATACCATCCAAAGAACAACAA GTACTTTGGGTTCATCACCAAGCACCCTGCTGACCACCGGTTTGCCTGCCACGTCTTTGTGTCCGAGGAGTCCACCAAAGCCCTGGCAGAATCCGTGGG GAGAGCGTTCCAGCAGTTCTACAGGCAGTTCGTGGAGTACACCTGCCCCACGGAAGACATCTACCTGGAGTAG